A section of the Paenibacillus yonginensis genome encodes:
- the uvrB gene encoding excinuclease ABC subunit UvrB, producing MSDIVVSNQKFELVSEFQPQGDQPKAIEELVEGIRQGKKHQTLLGATGTGKTFTIAQTIAKLNRPTLVIAHNKTLAAQLASEFKEFFPNNSVDYFVSYYDYYQPEAYIPSSDTYIEKDSSINEEIDKLRHSATSSLFERRDVIIVASVSCIYGLGSPVEYGNLLLSLRVGMEKPRNQILSRLVDIQYQRNDINFVRGTFRVRGDVIEIFPASKSEHAIRVEFFGDEIERITEIDVLTGELIGERDHVAIFPASHFVTQEETMRVALVNIERELEQRLEELRGKGKLLEAQRLEQRTRYDIEMMKEVGFCSGIENYSGPLTFRERGATPYTLLDYFPDDMLVVIDESHVTLPQIRAMYNGDQARKTVLVEHGFRLPSALDNRPLKFEEFEGKVNQIIYVSATPGPYELEHTPEVVEQIIRPTGLLDPIIEVRPTKGQIDDLIVEIRDRIEKDERVLVTTLTKKMSEDLTDYLKEIGIKVRYLHSDIKTLERMALLRDLRLGVYHVLIGINLLREGLDLPEVSLVAILDADKEGFLRSERSMIQTIGRAARNSDGRVIMYADKITESMDKAIKETERRRSIQMAYNEKHGITPQTIRKKVRDVIEATKAAESKEDYLPDAAGKKMSKRDREAVIKRLEAEMKEAAKNLQFERAAQLRDAMLELKAE from the coding sequence ATGAGTGATATTGTCGTCAGTAACCAGAAATTCGAGCTGGTTTCCGAATTTCAGCCTCAAGGCGATCAGCCGAAGGCAATTGAAGAGCTGGTGGAAGGCATTAGACAAGGCAAGAAGCATCAGACACTGCTCGGCGCAACAGGCACAGGCAAGACCTTTACCATCGCCCAGACGATTGCCAAGCTGAACCGTCCGACGCTGGTGATTGCTCACAACAAGACGCTCGCAGCCCAGCTGGCCAGCGAGTTCAAGGAATTTTTCCCGAACAATTCGGTGGATTATTTCGTCAGCTACTACGATTATTATCAGCCGGAAGCCTATATTCCGTCTTCCGATACTTATATTGAGAAGGACTCCAGTATTAATGAGGAAATCGACAAGCTGCGGCACTCGGCGACCAGCTCGCTGTTTGAACGCCGCGATGTCATTATCGTAGCCAGTGTATCCTGCATCTATGGCCTCGGTTCTCCGGTGGAATACGGCAACCTGCTGCTGTCGCTGCGGGTCGGTATGGAGAAGCCGAGAAATCAGATTTTGTCGCGGCTCGTTGACATCCAGTATCAGCGCAATGACATCAATTTTGTGCGCGGCACGTTCCGTGTCCGCGGCGATGTGATCGAGATTTTCCCGGCCTCGAAGAGTGAGCATGCGATCCGGGTGGAATTTTTCGGCGATGAAATTGAACGTATTACCGAAATCGACGTGCTGACCGGCGAGCTGATTGGCGAGCGCGATCATGTTGCGATCTTCCCGGCATCTCACTTTGTTACCCAGGAAGAGACCATGCGGGTGGCGCTGGTCAATATCGAACGCGAGCTGGAGCAGCGTCTGGAAGAGCTGCGGGGCAAGGGCAAGCTGCTGGAAGCCCAACGCCTGGAGCAGCGCACGCGTTATGACATCGAGATGATGAAGGAGGTTGGCTTCTGCTCGGGCATCGAGAACTATTCGGGACCGCTGACCTTCCGCGAGCGTGGAGCTACGCCTTATACGCTGCTGGATTATTTTCCGGACGATATGCTGGTCGTGATTGACGAATCCCACGTGACTCTGCCGCAGATCCGGGCGATGTACAACGGTGACCAGGCGCGCAAAACGGTGCTCGTCGAGCATGGCTTCCGTCTGCCTTCGGCGCTGGATAACCGTCCGCTCAAATTCGAGGAATTTGAAGGGAAGGTCAACCAGATCATTTACGTGTCAGCGACACCTGGACCTTATGAGCTGGAGCATACGCCGGAAGTGGTCGAGCAGATCATCCGTCCGACAGGACTTCTGGATCCGATTATCGAGGTTCGCCCAACCAAGGGACAGATCGACGATTTGATCGTGGAGATCCGCGACCGAATCGAGAAGGATGAGCGGGTGCTGGTGACGACGCTCACCAAGAAGATGTCCGAGGATCTGACGGATTACCTGAAAGAGATCGGCATCAAGGTGAGGTATCTGCACTCCGATATCAAAACGCTGGAACGGATGGCGCTGCTGCGGGATTTGCGGCTTGGCGTCTATCATGTATTGATCGGCATCAACCTGCTGCGGGAAGGCCTTGACCTGCCGGAGGTTTCGCTTGTGGCTATCCTGGACGCGGATAAGGAAGGGTTCCTGCGCTCCGAACGATCCATGATCCAGACGATCGGCCGGGCCGCGCGGAACTCGGATGGGCGCGTTATTATGTACGCGGACAAAATCACCGAATCCATGGACAAAGCGATCAAAGAGACAGAACGCCGCCGCAGCATTCAGATGGCCTACAACGAGAAACACGGCATTACGCCGCAGACGATCCGCAAGAAAGTGCGTGACGTGATCGAAGCGACGAAAGCAGCGGAGAGCAAAGAGGATTATCTGCCGGACGCAGCGGGTAAGAAGATGAGCAAACGCGACCGCGAAGCCGTGATCAAACGGCTCGAGGCCGAAATGAAGGAAGCCGCAAAGAATCTGCAGTTCGAACGGGCCGCGCAGCTGCGTGACGCTATGCTGGAACTGAAGGCGGAATAA
- a CDS encoding flagellar motor protein, whose translation MDFITIIGILIGIAAVVGGFLWEGGHMGGLLQVTAALIVFGGTAAAVMVSFSPAKLKTIPKALAFAFRSRRHDSEALIEDISNMASISRRSGLLALERQGEAHTDPFLREGVQLVVDGTDQPLVKEIMELEIDAHESRWEGFAKIFEAAGGYAPTMGIIGTVMGLIHVLGSLQEPTDLGPSIALAFTATLYGVASANLIFLPIASKIKSRSEEEVQRMEMITLGVLSLQNGDHPLLLRKKLESFAAGPREADKPDRRRLDQEAEDSL comes from the coding sequence ATGGATTTTATAACGATTATAGGTATTTTAATAGGAATTGCTGCCGTAGTAGGAGGCTTTCTGTGGGAAGGCGGCCATATGGGCGGCCTTCTGCAGGTTACAGCAGCGCTGATTGTATTTGGGGGAACAGCAGCAGCCGTCATGGTCAGCTTCTCCCCGGCCAAGCTGAAGACAATCCCGAAGGCGCTGGCGTTCGCCTTTCGTTCGCGGCGTCATGATTCGGAAGCCCTGATTGAAGATATTTCCAATATGGCATCCATTTCCCGGCGCAGCGGCCTTCTGGCGCTGGAGCGTCAGGGGGAAGCGCACACGGACCCTTTCCTGCGCGAAGGGGTGCAGCTTGTGGTAGACGGGACGGATCAGCCGCTCGTCAAGGAAATCATGGAGCTCGAGATCGACGCCCATGAAAGCCGCTGGGAAGGTTTCGCCAAAATCTTCGAAGCAGCCGGCGGTTATGCGCCAACGATGGGGATCATCGGCACCGTCATGGGCCTTATCCATGTGCTGGGCAGCCTGCAGGAGCCGACCGACCTCGGCCCGTCCATCGCGCTTGCTTTCACTGCAACCTTGTACGGCGTGGCCAGCGCGAATCTGATATTCCTGCCGATTGCCTCCAAGATCAAATCCCGCAGCGAAGAAGAGGTTCAGCGCATGGAGATGATTACGCTTGGCGTGTTGTCCCTGCAGAACGGCGATCATCCGCTGCTGCTCCGCAAGAAGCTTGAATCGTTTGCGGCAGGGCCGCGCGAGGCGGACAAGCCCGACAGACGGCGGCTTGACCAGGAAGCCGAGGACAGCTTATGA
- a CDS encoding flagellar motor protein MotB: MRQRANRKRSGGGEGKDRWMITYADLITLLLIFFVIMYAMSRLDTEKYKSVSQSLQLTFHNSSGGKSVLEGNPGLTGSDFPNGADHPAASPAPSDSPAPSEPDSGGKSAAGDTPLTDRELAFRKQEEQLANLMKMIQQYVQENHLDNQIFVTDKPQGIAITLSDQFLFDTGKAALKPGSEKTLSRLGSLFSKLDTKISIEGHTDSLPIVHSSQYKDNWELSGARALSVLRYFIDTMHLDADHFQYAGYADTHPAADNSTAAGRQKNRRVEITVLRQLQQ; the protein is encoded by the coding sequence ATGAGACAGCGCGCCAACCGGAAGCGCAGCGGCGGCGGAGAAGGCAAAGACCGGTGGATGATTACGTACGCCGACCTGATTACGCTGCTGCTGATCTTCTTTGTCATCATGTATGCGATGAGCCGGCTTGATACGGAGAAATACAAAAGCGTCTCCCAATCCCTGCAGCTTACGTTCCACAACAGCAGCGGCGGCAAATCGGTTCTGGAGGGAAATCCGGGCCTGACGGGTTCGGATTTCCCGAACGGGGCCGACCATCCGGCGGCCAGCCCGGCCCCGTCCGATTCGCCCGCTCCAAGCGAGCCTGACAGCGGCGGCAAGTCAGCCGCCGGCGATACGCCTTTGACGGACCGGGAGCTGGCCTTCCGCAAGCAGGAGGAGCAGCTGGCCAATCTGATGAAAATGATTCAGCAGTATGTGCAGGAGAACCATCTGGACAATCAGATTTTTGTAACCGATAAGCCACAGGGCATCGCTATTACGCTCAGCGACCAGTTTCTGTTTGATACCGGCAAAGCGGCTTTGAAGCCGGGTTCTGAGAAAACCCTGTCCAGGCTGGGCAGCTTGTTCAGCAAGCTGGACACCAAGATCAGCATCGAGGGACATACCGATAGCCTGCCTATCGTGCATTCTTCCCAATATAAAGACAATTGGGAGCTTTCAGGGGCACGGGCTTTGTCGGTGCTCCGTTATTTTATTGATACTATGCATCTGGATGCAGACCACTTCCAATATGCAGGTTATGCGGATACTCACCCCGCAGCCGACAACTCGACCGCGGCCGGCCGTCAGAAGAACCGCCGCGTGGAAATTACCGTGCTGCGGCAGCTGCAGCAGTGA
- a CDS encoding nitroreductase family protein, whose translation MSNFDELVKSRRSAMKFQTDVEISQQELAEMFRMTSFAPSCYNLQHTHYAAVTDPELKLQLKEAAFGQHKVVMSSAAIIVLGDLEAHKKGEEIYGGMLNLGMLSQLDYDMMLKMVEDLYESRGSDFAHEEAVRNASLSAMLFMLIAKDRGWDTCPMIGFDPAKVKEILNIPDHLVPVLMITLGKEDTSKQRPRGYRKPVNEFVTFGKFS comes from the coding sequence ATGAGCAATTTTGATGAATTAGTCAAATCGCGGCGTTCGGCCATGAAATTTCAGACCGATGTGGAGATCAGCCAGCAGGAGCTCGCGGAAATGTTCCGCATGACGAGCTTTGCGCCTTCCTGCTATAACCTCCAGCACACGCATTATGCGGCCGTGACCGATCCGGAATTGAAGCTCCAGTTAAAGGAAGCAGCCTTCGGACAGCATAAAGTGGTTATGTCCTCGGCAGCCATTATCGTGCTCGGCGATTTGGAGGCCCACAAGAAAGGCGAAGAGATTTACGGCGGCATGCTGAATCTGGGGATGCTCAGCCAGCTCGATTACGATATGATGCTGAAAATGGTCGAGGACCTTTACGAATCGCGCGGCAGTGACTTCGCCCACGAGGAAGCGGTGCGGAATGCTTCCTTATCGGCCATGCTGTTTATGCTGATCGCCAAAGACCGGGGCTGGGACACCTGTCCGATGATCGGCTTTGATCCGGCCAAGGTGAAGGAAATTCTGAACATTCCCGATCACCTGGTGCCGGTGCTCATGATTACTTTGGGCAAAGAGGATACGTCCAAACAGCGCCCGCGCGGCTATCGCAAGCCGGTTAATGAATTTGTAACCTTCGGCAAGTTCAGCTGA
- a CDS encoding GNAT family N-acetyltransferase gives MAELRVLETGELQEAAQLADLVFRDQEQKSMGIAFPYIFAAEAPESLGVYDQGKLVAFMGIVPARITVGPAALQVYSIGSVCTHEDARGKGYASKLLDQAMSHMREAGASLMLVSGDRSLYLRAGCRTFGQMRQYVLTPPTDALHILHHEINAEAAYRSRPAEAKDFSAMAGLYAQELTHYDLSLYDLSRLIQAEPLASCYKLSHRTWIAERENGEAAAFAVIGVPYGEHVTAAPLVIEAAGEPAAIAALCLKAMTEHGLKSLKFPVGLHRLELIQELDRSGFASEARANEGTIKILDPAKLWQQLLPYLTDKNPGAARISVTASADETSAALLLDGQTAAELSTDQLSAMIFQKMDAEDGFKLPDELQKRLEGAFPIPFPFTGGLYYI, from the coding sequence ATGGCAGAACTTCGGGTGCTGGAGACCGGAGAGCTTCAGGAAGCCGCACAGCTTGCGGATCTGGTATTTCGTGATCAGGAACAGAAATCAATGGGAATAGCGTTTCCTTATATTTTTGCAGCGGAAGCTCCGGAATCATTGGGGGTATACGACCAGGGCAAGCTGGTTGCGTTCATGGGAATCGTCCCGGCCCGAATCACGGTAGGTCCTGCCGCGCTGCAGGTCTATTCCATCGGTTCGGTCTGCACGCATGAGGACGCTCGCGGCAAAGGTTATGCCAGCAAGCTGCTGGATCAGGCGATGAGCCATATGCGTGAGGCAGGAGCTTCACTGATGCTCGTATCCGGAGATCGTTCCCTGTACTTGCGGGCAGGTTGCCGGACGTTCGGCCAGATGCGGCAGTATGTGCTGACGCCGCCTACAGACGCCCTGCATATTCTTCATCATGAAATCAATGCTGAGGCAGCTTACCGGAGCAGACCGGCGGAAGCCAAAGATTTCTCGGCTATGGCCGGCCTCTATGCACAGGAACTCACGCACTACGATTTAAGTCTGTACGATCTGTCCAGGCTGATTCAGGCCGAACCGCTGGCCAGCTGCTATAAGCTGTCCCACCGCACCTGGATTGCCGAGCGGGAGAATGGCGAAGCCGCCGCGTTTGCGGTGATCGGCGTTCCTTACGGCGAGCACGTAACCGCTGCCCCCCTAGTCATTGAAGCGGCCGGTGAGCCTGCGGCCATCGCGGCTTTATGTTTGAAAGCGATGACGGAGCATGGGCTCAAGTCGCTGAAGTTCCCGGTGGGCCTGCACCGGTTGGAGTTGATTCAGGAGCTGGATCGGAGCGGCTTCGCTTCAGAAGCCCGTGCGAACGAAGGTACAATCAAAATCCTGGATCCGGCCAAACTCTGGCAGCAGCTGCTTCCTTATTTGACGGATAAAAATCCGGGCGCCGCCCGAATTTCGGTCACGGCTTCAGCGGACGAGACGTCGGCAGCGCTGCTGTTAGACGGGCAAACGGCAGCTGAGCTGAGCACCGACCAATTAAGTGCCATGATCTTCCAGAAAATGGATGCAGAGGATGGCTTCAAGCTGCCGGATGAACTGCAGAAGCGGCTGGAGGGCGCGTTCCCGATTCCGTTCCCGTTCACCGGTGGACTTTATTACATCTAA
- a CDS encoding PDZ domain-containing protein, whose translation MDLLMEWLSNFAQAGAELLLQPFYYISIILIALQYRRQVLLERKLFHVRLNRWGLQTWRTFLGGLLAGIGVSMVSLFLGMNLSMEGVLLIWGASILLMLFKVRYLCLAYAAGLLGVIQFVVNRLPEGPASGFGAELLGAVRDLNVPALLALAGLLHIAEALLVRWQGASFAGPLFYEGKRGRPVGGYQMQSLWPVPLFLLIPAHTTGSVLPWTPVFGGDAWLGGFALAGLPVMIGFSEMTTSLLPKAKVKLTSSRLLFYGLLVLGAALLARWFSGFTLAAALLAFVLHEGLIWYSRFEEQNRSPFFVHPDRGLKVLAVLPGSPAEELGIAAGETIARVNGAAVNTKEELHEALRMNPAFCKLEVLNLAGEIKFAQRAIYAGEHHQLGVVLAPDEDAPAVVRPGAVSLLGLLAPKRSAEPRSDRGSQGRSGRAQEKPAEL comes from the coding sequence TTGGATCTTCTTATGGAATGGCTATCCAACTTTGCACAAGCCGGAGCCGAACTGCTCCTGCAGCCGTTCTATTATATTTCGATTATTTTAATTGCGCTGCAATACCGCAGACAGGTCCTGCTGGAGCGGAAGCTGTTCCATGTGCGGCTGAACCGCTGGGGACTGCAAACGTGGAGAACCTTTCTCGGCGGGCTGCTGGCCGGTATCGGCGTTTCTATGGTTTCTTTGTTTCTGGGTATGAATCTCAGCATGGAAGGCGTACTGCTCATCTGGGGAGCGTCCATCCTGCTGATGCTGTTTAAAGTCCGTTATCTTTGTCTCGCTTATGCGGCCGGTCTGCTTGGCGTCATCCAGTTCGTGGTGAACCGGCTGCCGGAGGGACCGGCAAGCGGATTCGGCGCCGAGCTGCTCGGGGCTGTTCGGGATTTGAATGTGCCGGCGCTGCTGGCGCTGGCGGGGCTGCTGCATATCGCGGAAGCCTTGCTGGTGCGCTGGCAGGGTGCTTCTTTTGCAGGACCGCTGTTCTATGAAGGGAAGAGAGGCCGCCCGGTCGGCGGTTATCAAATGCAAAGCCTCTGGCCGGTTCCGCTGTTTCTGCTAATCCCGGCACACACCACAGGCAGCGTCCTTCCTTGGACGCCCGTATTTGGCGGAGACGCTTGGCTCGGGGGTTTTGCGCTTGCCGGCCTGCCGGTTATGATCGGCTTCTCGGAGATGACGACCAGCCTGCTGCCGAAAGCCAAAGTCAAGCTGACCTCCAGCCGACTGCTGTTTTACGGCCTGCTGGTGCTTGGCGCGGCGCTGCTGGCCCGCTGGTTCAGCGGATTTACGCTGGCTGCCGCGCTGCTGGCTTTCGTGCTGCACGAAGGCCTGATCTGGTACAGCCGGTTCGAGGAGCAGAATCGCAGCCCGTTTTTTGTTCATCCGGACCGCGGGCTCAAGGTGCTCGCCGTCCTGCCGGGCAGTCCGGCAGAGGAGCTGGGCATTGCCGCGGGCGAAACGATTGCCCGTGTGAACGGCGCAGCCGTCAACACGAAAGAGGAGCTGCACGAGGCGCTGCGGATGAACCCGGCGTTCTGCAAGCTTGAGGTGCTGAATCTCGCCGGGGAGATCAAATTCGCGCAGCGTGCGATCTATGCGGGCGAGCACCACCAGCTCGGCGTGGTGCTGGCGCCCGACGAAGACGCCCCGGCCGTGGTCCGGCCAGGGGCGGTGTCGCTGCTTGGGCTGCTTGCGCCCAAGCGCAGTGCGGAGCCGCGCAGCGACCGCGGCTCGCAAGGCCGTTCGGGGCGCGCTCAAGAGAAGCCGGCCGAATTATAA
- a CDS encoding S41 family peptidase, with the protein MFKKQTVILLMLVTLLGSSVLTLLFTGQLNFAAGESRASTAGLLSELSSGQSGSSKADLSKLETALKLVKQNYYQDVDTTKLVDGAIQGMMNALDDPFSSYMSKETAQEFNSQIQGSFSGIGAEVSLENGKVVVVSPIKGSPAEQAGIRAKDVLLSVNGESLEGLSLNEAVAKIRGPKGSSVEIKVQRSGTSEPMTFTIKRDDIALETVYAKMTDDKIGLIEVTEFSLNTDQRFKDELTKLESQGMKGLVIDVRNNPGGVLSVVENMAGLLVPKGKTIVQVENKAGQREKMLSTGSSTGKAYPVVVLTNKGSASASEILAGALKESAGAKLIGETTYGKGTVQQSYDKEFGDGSLIKITMAKWLTPNGEWIHKKGIKPDIAVDQPAYFSVAPINKDTSLSYDSNSDDVKSAQTMLLGLGYKPGRDDGYFSKETVAAVKQFQVDHKLTESGSIDKQTAEQLEAALVQKIADPVNDAQLNRAYEEIRKEIGTSASK; encoded by the coding sequence ATGTTCAAGAAACAGACGGTGATCCTGCTGATGCTCGTAACGCTGCTTGGCAGCAGCGTATTGACCCTGCTCTTTACCGGGCAGCTGAATTTTGCGGCCGGCGAGAGCAGGGCTTCGACGGCAGGCCTGCTGTCTGAGCTGTCATCCGGCCAGTCCGGCAGCAGTAAAGCGGATTTAAGCAAGCTTGAGACCGCGCTGAAGCTGGTCAAACAGAATTATTATCAGGACGTGGATACAACCAAGCTGGTAGACGGGGCGATCCAGGGGATGATGAACGCGCTGGACGATCCTTTTTCCTCTTATATGAGCAAAGAGACGGCCCAGGAATTTAATTCGCAGATTCAAGGCTCCTTCTCTGGAATAGGGGCGGAGGTATCGCTGGAGAACGGCAAAGTGGTTGTGGTATCGCCGATCAAAGGTTCGCCGGCCGAGCAGGCGGGCATCCGGGCCAAAGACGTGCTTCTGTCGGTGAACGGCGAATCGCTGGAAGGCTTAAGCCTGAATGAAGCGGTTGCCAAAATCCGCGGGCCGAAGGGCAGCAGCGTAGAGATCAAAGTGCAGCGGAGCGGAACGTCTGAGCCGATGACTTTTACTATCAAACGGGACGATATTGCACTGGAGACCGTCTACGCCAAAATGACGGACGATAAGATCGGCTTGATTGAAGTGACCGAGTTCTCGCTGAACACGGATCAGCGTTTCAAAGATGAGCTGACCAAGCTGGAGAGCCAGGGCATGAAAGGTCTGGTCATTGATGTGCGGAACAATCCGGGCGGCGTGTTGTCCGTTGTAGAGAATATGGCGGGCCTGCTGGTGCCGAAAGGCAAAACGATTGTGCAGGTGGAGAACAAAGCCGGCCAGCGTGAGAAAATGCTTTCGACCGGTTCCAGCACAGGCAAAGCTTATCCGGTTGTCGTGTTGACGAATAAAGGCAGCGCCAGCGCTTCCGAGATTTTGGCAGGCGCACTGAAAGAGTCCGCCGGGGCGAAGCTGATCGGCGAGACCACTTACGGCAAAGGGACCGTGCAGCAGAGCTATGACAAGGAATTCGGCGACGGCAGCCTGATCAAGATCACGATGGCCAAGTGGCTGACGCCAAACGGAGAATGGATTCACAAGAAGGGAATCAAACCGGATATTGCCGTTGATCAGCCTGCTTATTTCTCTGTGGCGCCAATCAACAAGGATACTTCGCTCAGCTATGACAGCAACAGCGACGATGTGAAGAGCGCGCAGACGATGCTGCTGGGGCTTGGTTATAAGCCGGGCCGCGACGACGGCTATTTTAGCAAAGAGACGGTAGCCGCGGTCAAGCAGTTCCAGGTGGACCACAAGCTGACCGAAAGCGGCAGCATCGACAAGCAGACGGCCGAACAGCTCGAAGCCGCTTTGGTGCAGAAAATCGCCGACCCGGTGAACGATGCGCAGCTGAACCGCGCGTACGAAGAAATCCGGAAGGAAATCGGCACTTCGGCGTCGAAATAA
- a CDS encoding murein hydrolase activator EnvC family protein translates to MKKWISVVAVIVLAIGLVQPAQSFAAKRSIDQIDQELKALKEQAKQAQAKQDQAEKQGQIAQHYVNKNTNYLNDLLAQIKTVSNELAGISKEISDAEDQLRQTAKELDETEQRIQERSKLLDNRVRLMYTDGAVSYLDVVLSSTSFSDFLDRIDTLTAIANQDKQLLEEHKKDKELVLQEQKELEAGYAKTKKLYAEAESRKQVLADKEQEKQQLIAQYSDEVEENDDISAEQDKILVELVTKQAALEKEKNKIRAEQIYTYKKQQAAKAAAAKKASEVPASSHYATGDGSLGLPVGHARISSPFGYRIHPITGVKKLHAGVDFAVPIGTDVHAAEGGVVVLAEWYSGYGNAVIVDHGNNTWTIYGHLSKFKVEKGDTVKRGEVIAESGNTGQSTGPHLHFEVRVNGEPTDPMPFLAY, encoded by the coding sequence TTGAAAAAGTGGATTTCTGTCGTTGCCGTTATCGTTTTGGCCATAGGGCTGGTACAGCCTGCCCAAAGTTTTGCAGCTAAGAGAAGCATCGACCAGATTGATCAGGAGCTTAAAGCGCTCAAGGAGCAGGCGAAGCAGGCTCAGGCGAAGCAGGACCAGGCTGAGAAGCAGGGTCAAATCGCCCAGCACTACGTCAATAAGAATACGAATTACTTAAACGACCTGCTTGCTCAAATCAAAACAGTGAGCAATGAACTGGCTGGCATATCCAAGGAGATCAGCGATGCAGAAGACCAGCTGCGCCAAACGGCGAAAGAGCTGGACGAAACCGAGCAGCGGATTCAGGAACGCAGCAAGCTGCTCGACAACCGGGTTCGGCTGATGTATACAGACGGTGCCGTCTCTTATTTGGATGTTGTGTTGTCTTCGACCAGCTTCTCCGACTTCCTGGACCGGATCGACACGCTGACGGCGATCGCTAACCAGGACAAACAGCTGCTCGAGGAACACAAGAAAGACAAGGAACTGGTGCTCCAGGAACAGAAGGAGCTTGAAGCCGGGTATGCCAAAACCAAGAAGCTGTATGCGGAAGCCGAATCCCGCAAGCAGGTGCTGGCCGACAAGGAGCAGGAGAAGCAGCAGCTGATTGCCCAGTACAGTGATGAAGTTGAGGAGAATGACGACATCAGCGCCGAGCAGGACAAAATTCTCGTCGAGCTCGTCACCAAGCAGGCGGCGCTTGAGAAAGAGAAGAACAAAATCCGTGCCGAGCAGATCTATACTTATAAGAAGCAGCAGGCGGCTAAAGCAGCGGCAGCCAAGAAAGCGTCAGAGGTGCCTGCCTCGTCGCATTATGCTACCGGAGACGGCTCGCTCGGTCTGCCTGTTGGACATGCTCGTATCTCTTCGCCGTTCGGCTATCGGATTCACCCGATTACCGGCGTGAAGAAGCTGCATGCCGGTGTGGACTTTGCCGTGCCGATCGGAACGGACGTTCATGCTGCCGAAGGCGGCGTCGTAGTGCTGGCGGAATGGTACAGCGGCTACGGCAATGCAGTGATCGTTGACCACGGCAATAATACATGGACGATTTACGGTCATCTAAGCAAATTCAAGGTAGAAAAAGGCGACACGGTCAAACGTGGCGAGGTGATTGCCGAATCCGGCAACACAGGCCAGTCGACCGGACCGCATCTTCATTTCGAGGTTCGCGTAAACGGTGAACCAACCGACCCAATGCCATTCCTGGCTTACTAA
- the ftsX gene encoding permease-like cell division protein FtsX gives MTFRTFLRHLREGMKNVFRNGWMSVASITSIIVSLFILGVFVLLVINVNSFADEADSQVQISAFLNTGVDGTTRQQLQTAIESMPEVSKVTFVDKAQGLKDLREKLGADGNDLLEGYTEETNPIPDTLKVEVIEPSTVSFVAGKIQDLNKQYSADQQPIYKVRYGKGTVEKLFKVTRLIRNIGFAFVAGLGLMAMFLISNTIRVTILARRREIGIMKLVGATNSFIRWPFFVEGALIGLIGSLVTAALLFAGYQTLENTIGFDVTLNFRLVPLRQFGYPLGGLLVLLGVLIGVWGSTVSIRKFLKV, from the coding sequence ATGACTTTTAGAACCTTCTTGCGGCATTTGCGGGAGGGGATGAAGAACGTATTCCGCAACGGCTGGATGTCCGTAGCCTCCATTACGTCCATTATTGTTTCATTATTTATACTCGGGGTGTTCGTCCTGCTGGTGATCAACGTCAATTCGTTTGCGGATGAGGCTGACAGCCAGGTGCAGATCAGTGCTTTCCTCAACACGGGAGTAGACGGCACCACGCGCCAGCAGCTGCAAACCGCGATTGAAAGCATGCCTGAGGTCAGCAAGGTAACCTTTGTGGATAAGGCGCAAGGCTTGAAGGACCTTCGCGAGAAGCTGGGCGCGGACGGCAACGATCTGCTCGAAGGCTACACAGAGGAGACGAATCCGATCCCCGATACTCTCAAAGTGGAGGTTATCGAGCCGTCTACCGTCTCTTTTGTGGCAGGCAAGATTCAGGATTTGAACAAGCAGTACAGCGCCGACCAGCAGCCGATCTATAAGGTTAGGTATGGCAAAGGAACCGTTGAGAAGCTGTTTAAAGTAACGCGGCTTATCCGCAATATCGGTTTTGCTTTTGTAGCCGGATTGGGATTGATGGCAATGTTCCTGATTTCCAACACGATTCGTGTAACCATTCTGGCGCGGCGCCGGGAGATCGGCATCATGAAGCTGGTCGGCGCAACCAATTCGTTCATCAGGTGGCCTTTCTTTGTGGAAGGGGCCTTGATCGGCCTGATCGGCTCCCTTGTTACCGCAGCTCTGCTCTTTGCAGGGTACCAGACGCTTGAGAATACGATCGGCTTTGATGTAACGCTTAATTTCCGCCTTGTCCCGCTGCGGCAGTTCGGTTATCCGCTTGGCGGACTTCTCGTCCTGCTGGGCGTTCTGATCGGCGTTTGGGGCAGTACCGTGTCGATCCGTAAGTTCTTGAAGGTGTAG